One window from the genome of Treponema sp. OMZ 838 encodes:
- the mfd gene encoding transcription-repair coupling factor, with product MKEHTLQDSIRSWKTMQDAFSSLREGRFPYHIHGLSGGIFAFFLAEYVRHFNAHLCIVVPTEKEIEELRADLDIAGLQAQVLPWWGNMAYRPVQNSAPVFAERAQILAELCTGAPVSGAAVSREAANTVTVMTQRAFLTPVPPPDYLKTLTCTLYKGKEIDTEKIASLLVQWGYTRVPRVSVRGEFALRGEVLDVCAAANKGSQHTAYRIQFDFTTIEKIKSFDMHTQASVEEFDSLTLYPMKEVIWDDERIAAFERNVHNMPEFTAEGTEKLIAHLKEHRAFDGEELFYPLCFEKPASVLDYLEYLHGGAAKPAVLLYMDYDRQRNAVEALEREYHGLYNKITRAIDDDIKHNLLITEYPMPQRLLLPFAELTESYPQSLFLRTLKESDETGASIVFNCDPPRSFFGNIVYLKEELTHLQQEGWRIFVFAESDAQALRIGELLKDIKATVLPLTLSSGFGIPELKILVIQENEIFGRRRRIPKSVKQVKSSVIDTFVELNPGDYVVHVNYGIGQFKGIERVKTLGHERDYINLLYAQDETVFIPIEQANLVQRYIGNEGEAPRLDIIGSKAWENRKNKVKKSVEDIADKLIDLYSRRKAAAGFAFAKDNEWQTAFEAAFPYEETEDQLTCIADVKADMEKPIPMDRLICGDVGYGKTEIAMRAAFKAVMSGKQAAFLAPTTILAEQHFDTFQERFQKFPVKLARLSRFVSKAEQKKVLTQLKNGELDIVIGTHRVIQKDVQFKDLGLMIVDEEQRFGVKDKERLKQMKTNIDCLCLSATPIPRTLHISLLKIRDMSLLTTPPQNRRPVETVISPFDPEKIAQAIRFEVDRGGQVFYLHNRVESLEETRYKIQQLIPEVLIDIAHGQMSATELEDIFRRFNMGGFHVLIATTIIENGIDIPNANTIIIDRADMYGVSQLYQLRGRVGRSDRKAYAYLLYPENKALSEVAMKRLQVISDFTELGSGFKIAMKDMEIRGAGNLLGKEQSGDIYSVGFDLYLRLLEEAVERLQNAGYEPETEPVIELEYTGFIPDSYIRVPETKMEIYKKIAAVRTAEELDRLYAELSDRFGPVPEEAESLLALAEIKIICAKLAIASLKERNGTVRITFAKVSKISIDKLLRMIKESAGRVKLDAKQPNVIMLETGSIGLKEKSEFISEKLNQLS from the coding sequence ATGAAAGAACATACATTACAAGACAGTATCCGCTCATGGAAAACCATGCAAGACGCTTTTTCCTCTTTGAGGGAAGGGCGTTTCCCGTATCATATACACGGCCTTTCAGGCGGTATATTCGCTTTTTTTCTTGCCGAATATGTCCGGCATTTTAACGCTCATCTCTGTATCGTTGTACCGACGGAAAAAGAAATAGAAGAACTGCGCGCAGACCTCGATATTGCAGGGCTACAGGCTCAGGTTTTGCCGTGGTGGGGCAATATGGCATACCGGCCGGTACAAAATTCTGCACCGGTTTTTGCGGAACGCGCTCAAATATTAGCGGAACTCTGTACAGGGGCGCCCGTATCCGGTGCGGCGGTCTCCCGAGAGGCAGCAAACACGGTAACGGTTATGACCCAACGGGCATTTTTAACGCCGGTTCCGCCGCCCGACTACCTTAAAACACTCACCTGTACTCTCTATAAAGGTAAGGAAATCGATACGGAGAAAATAGCCTCGCTGTTGGTGCAATGGGGCTATACGCGGGTGCCGCGGGTAAGTGTCCGGGGCGAGTTTGCGCTTCGAGGCGAGGTACTCGATGTCTGCGCCGCTGCTAACAAAGGCTCGCAGCATACCGCCTACCGTATCCAATTCGACTTTACTACTATCGAAAAGATAAAGTCCTTCGATATGCACACGCAGGCCTCGGTTGAAGAATTTGACAGCCTGACGCTCTATCCGATGAAAGAAGTTATCTGGGATGATGAGCGGATCGCCGCGTTCGAACGGAATGTGCATAATATGCCCGAATTTACCGCCGAAGGTACGGAAAAGCTGATTGCGCACTTAAAAGAACACCGTGCCTTTGACGGTGAAGAGCTTTTTTATCCGCTCTGTTTTGAAAAACCTGCAAGCGTCCTTGATTATCTTGAGTATTTGCATGGCGGCGCTGCGAAACCTGCGGTTCTTCTGTATATGGACTACGACCGGCAGCGGAACGCGGTGGAAGCTCTGGAGCGGGAATACCACGGCTTATATAATAAAATCACCCGCGCAATCGATGACGACATCAAGCATAATCTTTTGATTACCGAATATCCCATGCCGCAGCGCCTTTTGCTGCCCTTTGCGGAGTTGACCGAAAGCTATCCGCAGAGCCTTTTCCTCCGAACGCTGAAAGAATCGGATGAAACCGGAGCGTCGATTGTGTTTAACTGCGACCCGCCGCGCAGTTTCTTCGGCAATATCGTGTATCTAAAAGAAGAATTAACGCATTTGCAGCAGGAAGGCTGGCGTATTTTTGTGTTTGCGGAAAGCGATGCGCAGGCGCTCCGTATCGGTGAATTGCTCAAGGATATTAAAGCCACCGTGCTGCCGCTCACACTTTCTTCCGGCTTCGGTATCCCCGAGCTTAAAATACTCGTTATTCAAGAAAATGAGATTTTCGGCAGGCGGCGGCGTATCCCGAAATCGGTTAAGCAGGTTAAAAGCTCCGTTATCGATACATTTGTGGAACTCAATCCCGGCGACTATGTTGTCCACGTCAACTACGGTATCGGGCAGTTTAAGGGGATTGAGCGCGTTAAAACGCTGGGGCATGAGCGCGACTATATCAACCTGCTGTACGCGCAGGATGAAACGGTGTTTATCCCGATCGAGCAGGCGAACCTCGTGCAGCGATATATCGGCAATGAAGGCGAAGCGCCGCGGCTGGATATCATCGGGTCTAAGGCGTGGGAAAACCGGAAAAACAAGGTCAAAAAGTCGGTTGAAGATATTGCCGATAAGCTCATCGACCTGTATTCCCGCCGTAAAGCCGCCGCCGGTTTTGCCTTTGCGAAAGACAACGAATGGCAAACCGCTTTTGAAGCCGCCTTCCCGTATGAGGAAACGGAAGATCAGCTCACCTGTATTGCCGATGTAAAGGCCGATATGGAAAAACCGATACCGATGGATCGGCTCATCTGCGGCGACGTCGGTTACGGTAAGACGGAAATTGCGATGCGGGCGGCATTTAAGGCGGTGATGAGCGGAAAGCAGGCTGCCTTTTTAGCTCCGACCACCATTCTCGCGGAGCAGCACTTTGATACCTTTCAAGAACGCTTTCAAAAATTTCCGGTAAAACTTGCACGGCTGTCTCGTTTCGTTTCAAAGGCTGAACAGAAAAAAGTGCTGACTCAGCTGAAAAACGGCGAGCTTGATATCGTTATCGGCACACACCGCGTTATCCAGAAAGACGTGCAGTTTAAAGATTTAGGCCTGATGATTGTTGACGAGGAACAGCGGTTCGGGGTTAAAGACAAGGAACGGCTCAAACAGATGAAGACGAATATCGACTGCCTTTGTTTGAGTGCGACACCCATCCCGCGTACCCTGCATATCAGCCTGCTAAAAATCCGCGACATGAGCCTTTTAACCACGCCGCCGCAAAACCGCCGTCCGGTAGAAACCGTTATTTCTCCGTTTGACCCTGAAAAAATTGCGCAGGCGATCCGTTTTGAAGTTGACCGCGGCGGGCAGGTGTTCTATCTGCATAACCGCGTAGAAAGCCTCGAAGAAACACGGTATAAGATTCAGCAGCTCATCCCCGAAGTGCTTATCGACATTGCCCACGGGCAGATGAGCGCAACCGAACTTGAAGATATTTTCCGCCGCTTCAACATGGGCGGTTTTCATGTCCTCATTGCTACTACTATCATCGAAAATGGTATCGACATCCCCAATGCGAATACCATCATCATCGACCGTGCCGATATGTACGGCGTTTCACAACTGTACCAACTGCGCGGCCGCGTCGGACGTTCCGACAGAAAGGCCTATGCGTACCTCCTCTATCCCGAAAACAAGGCGTTGTCGGAGGTTGCGATGAAGCGGCTGCAGGTTATCTCCGATTTTACGGAACTCGGCTCCGGCTTTAAAATTGCGATGAAGGATATGGAAATCCGCGGCGCAGGAAACTTGTTGGGAAAAGAGCAGTCAGGCGACATTTATTCCGTCGGCTTTGACCTTTACCTTCGCCTGCTGGAAGAGGCGGTGGAGCGGCTGCAAAACGCCGGTTACGAGCCTGAGACAGAACCGGTCATAGAGCTTGAGTACACGGGCTTTATCCCCGACAGCTATATCCGCGTGCCGGAAACAAAGATGGAAATATACAAAAAAATCGCCGCCGTCCGCACTGCGGAAGAACTGGATAGGCTCTACGCGGAACTGTCCGACCGGTTCGGCCCCGTTCCGGAAGAAGCGGAAAGCCTGCTTGCCCTTGCCGAAATCAAAATTATCTGTGCAAAACTCGCAATCGCCTCGCTTAAAGAGCGGAACGGAACCGTGCGCATTACCTTTGCGAAGGTCTCAAAGATTTCCATCGATAAATTGCTCCGCATGATAAAAGAGTCGGCAGGGCGGGTTAAACTCGATGCAAAGCAGCCGAATGTCATCATGCTCGAAACCGGCTCCATCGGCTTAAAAGAAAAGAGCGAATTTATCAGCGAAAAACTCAATCAGCTAAGCTGA
- a CDS encoding DUF5104 domain-containing protein, translated as MKKLFYVVVYGMILFTEGWGWPLIFQDMKHIEKKRTEALLLAIKNKDKISFKKHFIPHIEHFSSHYDEDVDHLFERFQIQTYEVIDAMVYESALYKDGEGIVQWNVSILIATDIGELRLMFVDVRKDYKHKENVGIRGLFLLEERKADEIDFDDFDLSTLPYGVYVESIK; from the coding sequence ATGAAAAAACTATTTTATGTTGTTGTATATGGAATGATATTATTTACTGAGGGGTGGGGATGGCCTCTGATTTTTCAAGATATGAAGCACATAGAGAAGAAAAGAACAGAAGCGCTTTTACTGGCAATAAAAAACAAAGATAAAATTAGTTTTAAAAAGCACTTTATTCCTCACATAGAACACTTTTCCTCTCACTATGATGAAGATGTTGATCATTTATTTGAGAGATTTCAAATTCAAACGTATGAGGTTATTGATGCAATGGTGTATGAATCGGCTTTATACAAGGATGGAGAAGGTATCGTTCAGTGGAATGTTTCTATATTAATTGCTACGGATATTGGAGAATTACGATTAATGTTTGTTGATGTCAGAAAAGACTATAAGCATAAGGAAAATGTGGGAATACGCGGTTTATTTTTATTAGAAGAAAGGAAGGCCGATGAAATTGATTTTGATGATTTTGATCTTAGTACACTTCCATATGGAGTCTATGTTGAATCTATTAAGTAA
- a CDS encoding HNH endonuclease signature motif containing protein, protein MLYFIFRIYLNIKVEKYCSLILKKQIYKHGHLNESEVQTDRTPRQDEWQIDHIIPKSKGKTKSYSNAQVLSRQENRLKWDN, encoded by the coding sequence ATGCTGTATTTTATCTTTCGCATATATCTGAATATAAAAGTGGAAAAATATTGCAGCTTAATTCTCAAAAAACAAATATACAAACATGGTCATTTAAATGAAAGTGAAGTACAAACAGATCGGACTCCTCGTCAAGATGAATGGCAAATAGATCATATTATTCCTAAAAGCAAAGGCAAAACAAAAAGTTATTCGAATGCTCAAGTCCTATCAAGGCAAGAAAATAGGTTGAAATGGGATAATTAG
- a CDS encoding glycine/sarcosine/betaine reductase component B subunit, whose translation MKLELGIIPIHEMRFSGKTAIKGTCLEINKDELISLIKEDPLITDVSLTITKPGDKTRIISVKDVIEPRCKIEGSGVCFPGFFTGEEDTVGSGKTAVLRGAAVVTTGTVVGFQEGIIDMSGPGADYTPFSRTVNLVVKGTVKDDTTRAVKEKSLRLMGLKAARYLGNAAKSVAPAETEVYETLNPIEQAKQYPNLPKVGYVYALQSQGLLHDTYYYGIDVKQIVPTIMYPTEAMDGAVVSGNCVSACDKNPTYVHQNSPVIHELYKRHGKDYNFIGVIVTNENVTLADKERSSSLTARLAEQLGLDAVIISEEGFGNPDADLMMNCRKIAAKGIKTVLLTDEYAGQDGASQSLADAHPSADAVVSNGNANQVIKLPKMDLVIGDPQQANVIAGAWEGSLHEDGSIEAELQVITGATNELGFWNLSACGL comes from the coding sequence ATGAAGCTTGAACTGGGAATTATCCCTATTCATGAGATGAGGTTTTCCGGTAAAACTGCTATCAAGGGAACTTGTCTTGAAATAAACAAAGATGAACTGATTTCGCTTATTAAAGAGGATCCGCTTATCACTGATGTTTCACTGACAATTACCAAACCGGGTGATAAAACCCGTATTATTTCCGTTAAAGATGTTATTGAACCCCGCTGTAAAATCGAAGGCAGCGGTGTTTGTTTTCCCGGATTCTTTACCGGTGAGGAAGACACGGTCGGATCGGGCAAAACTGCCGTGCTTCGCGGTGCAGCGGTTGTAACAACCGGTACCGTTGTCGGGTTCCAAGAAGGAATTATCGATATGAGCGGCCCCGGCGCCGACTATACGCCGTTTTCACGCACGGTTAACCTTGTGGTAAAAGGTACCGTGAAAGATGATACTACCCGTGCGGTTAAAGAAAAATCGCTGCGCTTGATGGGGCTTAAAGCTGCCCGCTATTTGGGTAATGCCGCAAAGTCCGTTGCTCCGGCAGAAACCGAAGTGTACGAAACCTTAAACCCGATTGAACAAGCTAAGCAATATCCCAATCTGCCGAAGGTTGGCTATGTCTATGCGCTCCAGAGTCAGGGATTGCTGCATGACACCTACTACTATGGTATCGACGTTAAGCAGATTGTTCCGACCATTATGTATCCCACTGAGGCAATGGACGGCGCAGTCGTGAGCGGTAACTGCGTTTCCGCCTGCGATAAAAACCCCACGTATGTACATCAGAACAGCCCTGTTATCCACGAACTGTATAAGCGGCACGGAAAGGATTACAACTTTATCGGCGTCATCGTAACCAACGAGAACGTAACGCTTGCCGATAAAGAGCGCTCCTCTTCTTTAACCGCACGGCTTGCGGAACAGCTCGGCCTTGATGCGGTGATTATCTCCGAAGAAGGTTTCGGTAACCCCGATGCCGACTTGATGATGAACTGCCGCAAGATTGCCGCAAAGGGCATTAAAACCGTATTGCTGACCGACGAATACGCGGGGCAGGACGGCGCGAGCCAGTCGCTTGCGGATGCTCATCCTTCTGCGGATGCCGTGGTGTCGAACGGGAATGCCAATCAGGTTATCAAACTGCCTAAGATGGACTTGGTTATCGGCGATCCCCAACAGGCCAACGTTATTGCAGGGGCATGGGAAGGCAGTTTACACGAGGACGGCAGTATCGAAGCGGAATTACAGGTTATTACCGGCGCAACCAACGAGCTGGGCTTCTGGAATTTATCCGCATGCGGATTATAA
- a CDS encoding cyclic nucleotide-binding domain-containing protein encodes MPKAVQYSANSVIYFSGDFDARVFLLHSGHIALNSLDIETGAQVTEYIKTGEFFGVKSALGNYPREESAMVLTDSLVYTFSVAEFESFAQTNTRIILQMLKVFSRQLRNIHHQLESLMDSKQQTNNEDGLFTVATAFYKSQHYQAAAQVAARYRALYPSGKHLAAIGPIIANSTQMAGRSFGEARQAGSVNAVPGGGGAAAAQPEQNNDASIELTFQLAEDLAKQQKWADAYKQYHTIIELKQGANVEASYLGAARCLYKQAEYVRCIQLGTGFITQFPKSLKLAEILMFLGLCYQGMDRPDKALPFYDKALTMAGPLLVPKIKELQATCEGAIHA; translated from the coding sequence ATGCCAAAGGCTGTTCAATACAGCGCAAATTCAGTAATTTATTTTTCAGGCGATTTTGATGCTCGAGTATTTTTGCTGCATAGCGGACATATTGCACTTAATTCGCTTGATATTGAAACCGGCGCGCAGGTAACGGAATATATTAAAACCGGTGAGTTTTTTGGGGTGAAGTCCGCACTTGGGAATTATCCGCGGGAAGAAAGCGCAATGGTTTTAACCGATTCGCTCGTATATACTTTCTCGGTTGCCGAATTTGAGAGTTTTGCTCAAACCAATACGCGTATTATTCTTCAAATGTTGAAAGTTTTTTCCAGACAACTGAGAAATATTCATCATCAGCTTGAATCGTTGATGGATAGTAAACAGCAGACAAATAACGAAGACGGTTTATTCACGGTTGCAACGGCTTTTTATAAGTCACAGCATTATCAGGCGGCTGCCCAAGTAGCAGCGCGCTATCGGGCGCTTTATCCGTCCGGTAAGCATTTGGCTGCTATCGGGCCGATTATTGCAAATTCGACACAGATGGCAGGACGCAGCTTCGGGGAAGCGCGGCAAGCAGGTAGTGTTAATGCCGTGCCCGGCGGCGGCGGTGCTGCTGCTGCTCAGCCTGAACAGAACAATGATGCCTCCATAGAATTGACGTTCCAGCTTGCTGAAGATTTGGCAAAGCAGCAAAAGTGGGCCGATGCGTATAAGCAGTACCATACGATTATCGAGTTAAAACAAGGTGCAAATGTTGAAGCATCCTATTTAGGGGCAGCCCGCTGTTTATATAAACAAGCGGAATATGTCCGGTGTATTCAATTGGGTACCGGTTTTATCACTCAATTCCCTAAATCTTTAAAACTTGCAGAAATTCTGATGTTCCTCGGTCTCTGTTATCAAGGTATGGATCGCCCCGATAAGGCGTTGCCGTTCTATGATAAAGCTTTAACGATGGCAGGTCCGCTGCTGGTGCCTAAGATTAAAGAATTGCAGGCTACATGCGAAGGAGCTATTCATGCCTGA
- a CDS encoding PHP domain-containing protein: MVDLHTHSTASDGTFSPAELAAEAHKAGLSLFALTDHDTVAGVAEAQQAGETLGIRVLPGIEISVEWQPGELHLLGLGIDIENKTLCSLMQYAQAKRLERNRKIIEKFNEAGIVIDEEKLAQLAGGAVIGRPHFAKYLVQEKKAKSIQDAFLKYLAKGRPFYIEKECLPLAEAIEAIKAARGVPVLAHPMSLYLSWGKLPETIAQFKEQGLVGLEAWHSGARYGECVRLQALAEELGLIVTAGSDFHGKNRKDVYLGRTAAHLPIEDRFFTDNLLPALAAVNESYR, from the coding sequence ATGGTAGATTTGCATACTCACTCCACTGCTTCCGACGGCACTTTTTCGCCGGCGGAACTGGCAGCGGAAGCCCATAAAGCCGGTCTTTCGTTGTTTGCCCTTACCGACCACGACACGGTAGCAGGGGTTGCGGAGGCTCAGCAGGCAGGAGAGACTCTCGGCATCCGTGTTTTACCGGGAATAGAAATCAGCGTTGAATGGCAACCGGGGGAGCTGCATCTACTCGGGCTTGGAATCGATATTGAAAATAAAACTCTGTGCAGTCTTATGCAGTATGCTCAGGCAAAGCGGCTGGAACGGAACCGTAAGATAATAGAAAAATTCAATGAGGCGGGAATTGTAATCGATGAAGAAAAGCTTGCCCAACTCGCCGGTGGAGCGGTAATCGGACGGCCTCATTTTGCAAAGTATCTTGTACAGGAAAAAAAGGCAAAATCCATTCAAGACGCCTTTCTTAAATACCTAGCCAAAGGACGGCCGTTTTATATTGAAAAGGAATGTTTACCGCTTGCGGAAGCGATAGAAGCTATTAAAGCCGCTCGCGGAGTTCCCGTTTTGGCTCATCCGATGTCGCTCTATCTTTCGTGGGGAAAACTGCCCGAAACGATTGCTCAATTCAAGGAGCAAGGCTTAGTAGGCCTTGAAGCATGGCATTCGGGAGCACGTTATGGGGAATGCGTCCGGCTGCAAGCATTAGCGGAAGAACTCGGATTGATTGTTACCGCCGGCAGCGACTTCCACGGTAAGAACCGTAAAGATGTGTATTTAGGCAGAACCGCAGCCCACCTTCCGATTGAAGACCGTTTTTTTACCGATAACCTGCTCCCCGCGCTTGCTGCAGTAAATGAAAGCTACCGGTAA
- a CDS encoding Crp/Fnr family transcriptional regulator: MPDLFASFARFAKKFPKGSVIFSEFEPGASFYLIQSGRVQLIKIINGAEKNLDILQQGEIFGEMAVLDNSPRSASAIAYDDVVALEFNKENFEILLTGNPAIAMRLLKTFVKRIYVQKRRFMILTIQDNVARIGDVFLMLDETQPDLDRSTQMRTFIITPEEVARWAGLSAEATGDALRKFADQGRLEVYGDRIIVKNIVDLARFVTTRRTKDNFFG; the protein is encoded by the coding sequence ATGCCTGATTTATTTGCCTCGTTTGCCCGTTTTGCAAAAAAATTCCCCAAAGGATCGGTTATTTTTTCCGAATTTGAACCCGGGGCATCTTTTTATTTAATTCAATCGGGACGTGTTCAGCTGATTAAGATTATCAACGGAGCAGAAAAAAATCTTGATATTTTACAACAGGGGGAAATCTTCGGCGAGATGGCCGTTTTGGATAATTCTCCCCGTTCCGCTTCTGCAATCGCGTATGACGATGTTGTTGCGCTCGAGTTTAATAAAGAAAACTTTGAAATTCTTTTAACCGGCAATCCCGCTATTGCAATGCGTCTGTTAAAGACCTTTGTAAAGCGTATTTACGTGCAAAAGCGGCGGTTTATGATTTTGACGATACAAGATAATGTTGCCCGTATCGGCGACGTATTCTTGATGCTTGATGAAACCCAGCCCGATCTTGACCGTTCTACCCAGATGCGCACCTTTATCATTACGCCCGAAGAAGTTGCCCGATGGGCAGGTCTTTCGGCGGAGGCAACCGGCGATGCGTTGCGGAAATTCGCCGATCAGGGGCGGTTAGAGGTATACGGCGACCGCATTATCGTAAAAAATATTGTTGACCTTGCCCGTTTCGTAACGACCCGCCGTACAAAAGACAATTTCTTCGGCTAA
- a CDS encoding threonine/serine exporter family protein, whose translation MPIYAHTILSFVSCLGFGVLFNVQKRTLLLAAANGAIGWTILLVLDVPQVSYIFANLLSAIIVGLLAEVFAVIQKTPATSFIVIGVIPLVPGFRVYRSMLFFVRGELDKGIAEGVHSCFMAVAIAVGIILATSIVRMTRQAHTDYKRKKYRID comes from the coding sequence ATGCCGATCTATGCCCATACGATACTCTCCTTTGTCAGCTGTCTCGGCTTCGGTGTCTTGTTCAATGTTCAAAAGCGTACATTACTGCTTGCCGCAGCAAACGGTGCAATCGGATGGACAATTTTGTTAGTACTCGATGTTCCTCAGGTCAGCTATATTTTTGCCAATCTCTTGTCTGCCATTATAGTCGGTCTTCTTGCCGAAGTCTTTGCCGTAATCCAAAAAACCCCTGCAACTTCTTTTATCGTTATCGGTGTTATTCCGTTAGTTCCCGGTTTCCGCGTGTATCGGTCGATGCTTTTCTTTGTACGGGGAGAGCTTGATAAGGGAATTGCCGAAGGTGTCCATTCATGCTTTATGGCAGTTGCGATAGCAGTCGGTATCATTCTTGCCACCTCAATTGTCCGCATGACTAGACAAGCCCATACGGACTATAAAAGAAAAAAATACAGAATAGACTAA
- the grdB gene encoding glycine reductase complex selenoprotein B: MKKIVHYINQFFAGKGGEDVADYKIEVIDGNAGPGMGIQAALGDGGKIVKTIICGDNYFNDHTDECMAFIQDVLKKNEADLLIAGPGFNAGRYGMACGGAAKAAAALGIPAVSGLYEENPGYDVFKAFMYTVKTKNSAADMRHAVPAIAAVAKKVLNGEAIDLAVDGLLPRGIRQNYFAKERGAKRAVDMLVQKLKGEAFVTEYPMPVFDRVPPHAPITDISKAVIALVTSGGVVPKGNPDHIEASSASHYGEYSIAGLAELTSENSETAHGGYDPTYCNANPNRVLPVDVLRDMEREHKIGKLHELYYTTVGNGTSVANAKRFASEIAGKLVNAGVQAVILTSTUGTCTRCGATMVKEIEKVLPVVHIATVVPISKTVGANRIVPAVAIPHPLGNPTMNAKDEKELRRALVEKALKALQTPITEQTVF; encoded by the coding sequence ATGAAAAAGATTGTACATTATATCAACCAATTCTTTGCCGGAAAGGGCGGCGAAGATGTTGCCGATTACAAAATTGAAGTAATCGACGGAAATGCCGGCCCCGGTATGGGGATTCAGGCTGCACTCGGCGACGGAGGAAAAATCGTTAAGACGATTATCTGCGGTGATAACTATTTTAACGACCACACCGACGAGTGTATGGCATTTATCCAAGATGTTTTAAAGAAAAACGAAGCGGATTTGCTGATTGCCGGCCCCGGTTTTAACGCCGGCCGTTACGGTATGGCATGCGGCGGCGCTGCAAAAGCTGCTGCTGCCCTCGGCATTCCTGCTGTCTCCGGTTTGTACGAAGAAAACCCCGGTTACGACGTGTTCAAAGCCTTTATGTATACGGTAAAGACCAAGAACTCCGCTGCCGATATGCGCCATGCGGTACCTGCAATTGCCGCTGTTGCAAAAAAAGTATTAAACGGCGAAGCAATTGACCTTGCAGTCGACGGTTTACTGCCGCGCGGTATCCGCCAAAACTACTTTGCAAAAGAACGCGGTGCAAAACGCGCCGTCGATATGCTCGTGCAGAAACTCAAGGGCGAAGCATTCGTTACTGAATATCCGATGCCGGTGTTCGACCGCGTACCGCCGCATGCGCCTATCACCGATATTTCCAAAGCGGTTATCGCATTGGTTACTTCAGGCGGTGTGGTGCCGAAAGGAAACCCCGATCACATCGAAGCCTCTTCCGCTTCTCATTATGGGGAATACTCCATTGCGGGGCTTGCAGAGCTGACCTCCGAAAACAGCGAAACGGCGCACGGCGGTTACGACCCCACCTATTGTAATGCCAACCCCAACCGCGTTTTGCCGGTCGATGTACTGCGCGATATGGAACGCGAACATAAAATCGGAAAGCTGCACGAGCTGTATTACACGACGGTCGGTAACGGCACCAGCGTTGCGAATGCAAAGCGTTTCGCTTCCGAAATTGCCGGAAAGCTTGTAAACGCCGGAGTGCAGGCGGTTATTCTTACCTCCACGTGAGGCACCTGTACTCGTTGCGGTGCAACGATGGTCAAAGAAATTGAAAAAGTTTTACCGGTTGTGCATATTGCGACCGTAGTCCCGATTTCAAAAACAGTAGGAGCGAACAGAATTGTACCGGCGGTAGCAATTCCTCACCCGCTCGGAAACCCGACGATGAACGCAAAGGACGAAAAAGAATTACGCCGCGCGCTTGTCGAAAAAGCCTTAAAAGCCTTACAAACACCCATCACGGAACAAACTGTTTTCTAA
- a CDS encoding DUF4474 domain-containing protein → MAGLAGYFKVDKSLAMDMQASLTLNGKEVGSFKGIHWWATSFNPRVQGVKASDLKAQFTVNFGNNKQMYQDFKAEWDKKDLRWTFNDNNCSAKLNF, encoded by the coding sequence TTGGCGGGACTAGCAGGATATTTTAAGGTTGATAAATCTTTAGCAATGGATATGCAAGCAAGTTTAACCTTAAATGGAAAAGAAGTTGGCAGTTTTAAGGGGATACATTGGTGGGCGACCAGCTTTAATCCGAGGGTACAAGGGGTAAAGGCAAGCGACTTAAAAGCCCAGTTTACCGTTAATTTTGGTAACAATAAGCAAATGTATCAAGATTTCAAAGCAGAATGGGATAAAAAAGATTTAAGGTGGACATTTAATGATAATAATTGTTCTGCAAAACTTAATTTCTAA